The genome window TTGTTATTAAggaattaaaagatatttggTTGGACAAAGATTTTGAAACAAATGCAGAAGAACTATTACAGGAGGTCCCACGAATTATTAGTGAATTAGAGGATAAAAAGTTAGAAAAAGATAACATGtttttaagtaaataaattttgatgaaactatatatatttttgtttttgaatAATATAGAACTTTCatacttataattttaaaaggaacaggaagagagaaaacaattatacatattatgtattaagGTTTTTAACAGTATAAGACACATTTATTGTTAAGAGCATCACATATTTATGGTGGATTGCAATCCTTTAGAATTTATTTACATAGTAAACTCACATGAAAAAACTTGGAGACTGTTCAAAATACAATACCAGACTTGCTTGATTATTGAGCTTTTTATACAGTGAAATCTTGATCATACGATATttgcttcaaattaaatttgaattatgcGAATTTTGGAATGactaatattttcttattttaattcaaAATCTTTATGCTCTCCTTTAACTAAAGgcataaaagaatttattattaatattctttcttAAACTTAAGATcgataagtataaaaattttttattcaattgaATAACTGAGGTTTCAGTGCACTTttcacattaaaaaaaaaaagaaaaaaaaagaaaaaagaaaaaaaagaaaaaaagtagaaattcCAATCGAGCCTAATCCCGCgtcatataaattttaaaacaagtATCGCATATCttgattaaagaaattaaaaaactttTAGAGCACAAATTTAAAGGTAAATTTTGAACTAATTTCACGTGAACACATTACCAAATTGATTCCCATagttttacatattatttaccATTCCGCATCACCATTCATTTTCTGAAAAACATAATCTTTGCCATTAAGGTTCATTATTCCGTCTTTGAGGTAgaatttccatttatttctaCTCCTTGTTAtctaaaaattgatttttcatttattaaaaaaatattattaataaatatatttggattttgataaataaatctctttaaatcattttttatttatcagaATAATATATTgcagtaaaattattaaataccttGTCATACTGACAGACAACAACATTATCAGTATCAAAAAGATCTGCCGGGTCATCATCTGTTACATCATCTTCTGAATTTAACGGCTCCTACGAAATAGGAgtcatattattaaataaatgatttttctatttcgtaGCACAGCACAAATAAAACGGAactaaaataacgaaatattttaaagacCTCTTCTCTTGCCGCAGCCTCATCattttcgtcttcttctttATCATCAAggtcttcttcttcatcttcattatcctcttcttcctcttcttcatcATCATCTGACGAATCTCCAAGTGGACCATCTAATTGTGCTATATTATTCTATTTgtgagaaaatgaaagaaataactaattcttatttgtttatatttttctcctatacaaaaaataatcataattttagagaaatgaattatataaaaaataaattttagttattaataaattaaactaGTCAAATGACtgattgttatatattttatttatattgttcaTTATAGACTTAAATGGTCAAATTaacatattttgtttataatatagtaatcttttcatatatgaaattaaaacattcatatgaAATTATACCTTttactatttaaatttaatgtacTATGTCTCATTACCTGGTTTTGAACAGACCGCTGAGAGACATTGTTTGCATTTTGCGTAACAACTTGAAGAGGTTGACTAACTGGGAGTGGTGTCAATGTTGCTTGCTCCTAAGAAATGTAAgattaatatatattgttaaaacaacatgaatgtataaaataacaataatatactattatatatttctattaattacttGAATTTGGACAGGTCGCTGAGAAACATTGTTTGCACTTTGTGTAACAAGTTGAAGTGGAGTCAGCGTTGCTTGACCCTGAAGTGTGGAATTAACATGTTGCTGGAGTAATGTGGAAGCTAGATTTGCTGGCAGCCCCATTGCAGCTGTAATAACTGGTCCTGTTAAAATTGTGTGCAACTGATTAcctaaaagtaaattaattagTTGTAAATAcatcatttttatttccttaatatcaatatatgttaattattatGTGAATGTTATTTCACTGTACCTTGAATTGCAGACGCAGGAACCTGAATAGTTAAAACTCTTAACGGAGCATCAGGAACGCCCGTTTGTGGTGGCAATGTTATTTGAATAGGTACTTGTCTGTCCATTACTGCTGGCGTTGATGTTACCAATTGCTGTACTGGTGTACCAGTGTGTTGTATACCAGTTGTTGTTGAATGGCATTGTGTCTGAGTTTGTGATTGCTGAGGTGATTGTTGTTGTTGCGATGCTTGTTGAGGAGCAGAATTTCCTCCTGTTTGTTGTACAAAATGATTTCCTATAGTTACTCCTAAAAGTGTAAACTGCATTAaatttgttgagaaagtatatttttaatttttaatagcaATCCTATGATGAGAGcaatttgttataattataattttatttgatagTCTCTTCTATTCTTCTAAAATTTTCTTAATTCCAATTATTTTcactaaaaatattgttttataagAGAAAACATAGATCTTACCTTTGTTAACAGGCACAGCTTTGTGCGTATTTATTTGGGGAACCTGAGGCTCTGGAGGATCTGGATTAAGTTCAACGGCTTTACTAGACATTAATTTGGTTTCCCATATTTGTTTGAGCTCTTGTAATACTTGTTCATCTACACCTTCGTCTATAAATGATTCTCTTACACCTGATATAACATCCTCTATCACAGTATTGTATAGTTTTAACTGTAATTAACATGAATTTCATTatcaattaacattttttaaatttatattactttatctgTTCAATAATACTTTTCCTTTTACTTTACtctattttatatcttaatGTTATGTTAAAGTTTTGGAGCATTCTCATGAATTAGTTTTCATGAAAATTACTTTTGATAAAGTACATCAATCTAAAATGTATCAGACTAatctttttatatgtataattaaaaattaacaacgactataaaatacaatattttaaaacaatatcATTCATAGAATTCTACAGCtttattctttaataaattacttatattctactattatctagaaatctattttttttttttttttttttaagaaattccaatgtttatttagaaaatataggATAATTTTAGTATGCTTTAATTACACAAAAAAGAACACATAGAGAAATCAAGGGACATTGAAACCATTTGAAAATATTGCCATCAATTCTAACCTACAACACTTTGAAAAAATGTTGTGGAGAAATTTATCtgaaaaggaaaatataaatgaagtcGCAatgaatttgattaaaaattttcactGATAACGCTTTAGAATTTTAGCATTATACAACCTAGAAATtcataatttgtaattattaagatTGCAAAATATGATTTGATTTAAAAAGAGAATAAATGTCGAAAGAAAATAATCTTTGGTTGGAACAAAAGGGATCAAAGATGAGGATAACAATGATAATGGTATTAACATAAATCGAGCGATAAAAATCGTCATTGTCGTCATTGTGATGATTACAATTAATTGTTTTTTTAATCAGTTGTTGCTTTTGTTCATGTTTATTACTCACCACAGTTGTCTGACTGAGGGCCATTGCGAGGATAATTCGTATTGTCTAATAAGAAAAACAATAGGAATAATCCAACGAATAAATCAGCCCCAGTTCAGAAGCCGATCCGCGGTAGCATCGCTCTTTTATATACTGTGGACACGTCTCCCATTCCACCTGACTCTAACATGAACTAAGAAGAATTATCCCAAGAGAAACCAATGCATCCAATATCGTAAAGTGAAATACTTATAAATTAAAGAGAATGTCACTATTGTTGTGAACTGGTCTACGCCCGTGAGTCCCTCTAGTATGAAAATCTTGTATGATAATAGGGTAAATTCTAGCGTCGCAAATTTAACTGTACAGCAGCGTAATTAAGACAACGAacaaatgttatttaataaatttattaattaaatgtcaGAATTATTTATCAGTAACAACTGTGATCATTCTCAAATTTCGTATTTACTTTCATTATCTTGGGAAAGAACATTGCCGGTGCATAAATCGCTCGCTTTCCAATATTGTAAACTCCAATCAAAATAATGTTTATTGCCATTAGTTAGTAAGAATTTGTCTTATTGGATAACAAATTAATCATAAATTGATCATATAAATCCGAACAGATAAATGAGTCACTCTGCGACTCAAAAGTAGAGAATCGTCAGAATCGTTATGCTGAGCTCAGTgtctaaataaatttcattaaagcgCAAAGTAGATCTATATAATCaatctattataaatattcggttttaaatacaattagttttaaatagaaattattgttcaagttaatctttattattatgtattttttcatttaaattagtTGCCAGTTGGTCGAATTAGTTTTGGAATTGTTTGAAATCGTAACGCAAGCAGAGTGCTTCAACACTCCACGCGCTGCAACCGCGCTAAATTCTCTAAGTATTGGAAATACTACGCAATAATGATATTGAAAGTTCAATCGCtgaaaatttttcttaatttctcttgattttgtacattttttttaataaaaagtcatTCTTTATTATAGTTTATAACTCATATTATatcaaaatttgttttaaatgcCAGCCATGGTAAACAACGTAGTAACACCGTTTTTGCAAGCCAGCAGTACCTCTGCAACTCGATTTATTTCATAGCTGTTGTTGTGCTTATTTCACCACGGTTTTAGTGATTCGAAACCTATCTAAAACAATAGGACCGCCAAAGATAGGAAAACTAAAAAGGACGAGATGTCGGACTTTATTTAAGATTCCATGCATGGTGAATGAGAAGCAGAAAAATAGCTTCCAAGAAGACTTTCCCTTCAAATAAAGGAGAACCCAATACAGTACAAATCCAAAAATATTGATAGATTTGCTAAAAATTACATCATAAAGCATGGTTCTATTTATTAGAGCTGGCCTATACAAATTCACGATTCTTTATTGACAATAACAAATGACAGGACTAAATCAACTTTTTACAATCTCTCATTTATTCTTTCAtacactctttctctctctcatatTCTTTTTTCATATACATAGGTGTACTATTAAAGAATTCTGAAAACTTACTGTTTCAAAAAATCAAAATCctaaaatagttaaaaatttcTAGTGATCTTAAATGTGGTCTACtaatcaataaaaatttttgcaattattttgAATAATGAGCGGATTTCTTATGAATAATTCAGTGTTTGGAGAATATGTAATACAAGTTCATTGAATAACaaatatcttaaataataatatatacatttaaatctATAGATAAGAATTTCGATGGAAATTCAAAATTACATTAgcaattaattttttgtatcaTTTAGCTCTTTGATGATTGTTGAGTAAATTGACTCAGAATTATTTCATTGGCCAATCTTTAATCATAATATAtagtttcattttaatattgGCGAAAGgaatatatcttaatatttttcaatataaattttatgaaagataTTCGACACCTTCTTAACTTCGAATTGAAATTGAGTGCACAAGAAATATTTGAGttgtttgttatttaattaGTTGTAGTTTATCTAATAGCTCTGAATTGTACTCCTGCATATATAGAAATTGTATATATGCATGAAAATTGTACTGCTCCATATATAAAAAGTACAtggaataaataagtaaaattgcTTAGTACAAAGTTTTTACTTAAATGCATATTTCCATTTCgccaataataataaacattattaaaaatattatgttataatgaaACATCTTTCAGTCCCCACTGATTGgccaaaaatgaaataaatttctatatataatgcACTGGAActgttgaaaataaaatttcatgatGATGAGGAAAGACTTTCGAGATCAAtatcagaaagaaaaatatcagaGGAATCGGGAGATCTGCTGTAGTGTGTCATATTGTCTCCAGAATCATCTCCATCAGCTGAATCATcttcatcatcgtcgtcgtcatcatcGTCGTTGTTCTCACGATTACTCCGCTCATTTTCATCCCCATTCCCTTCTGTTGCTGCGTCCGGATTGTCCGCATCTATTTAAACATGAacattattattcttttaaagtAAATTGGTAAATAATTTCCAACAGAagcaaaacaaataaaaatgattaatccTCATGTAATCGTCAGAACTTCCCAAAATACTGAAAAATTAAGTTGAagcagtataaagttatataaaagTATGACAAACCATCAGCATTATTATCATCAGAGCTAGAATTCGAACCATCATCATCGCTTGCATCAAGATCTTCTTCATCATCATCCTCATCTGTTTCATCTTTATCGCCTTTTCTTCTGCCGACATCATACAGCCTTACACTGGACTCATGATTCTCATCGAATTCATTAACTATTTCAACTACTGCTATTTGTGTGTCAAATTTATTACAAGCCAATCCGTAAACTCCTCTTCTAACATCATAAGTTgctgtaattatttaattataatgattattttttattttagattgaaTTAATTCAAAATGTTCAATAGAATAAAAATCACCTAATAAATTCTTACAACAATTACTTAAATAATCACCGTAGCTTACCAATATTACTGTAGTCCAAAGCATCTAATGTTTTAAATGAAGTAATATAATTAGTTTCatctatattttctttctccAGTGATACagcatatataatattattaacagGAGAAAAGATTACTTCCATTTGATCAAGTGTTGGCACTGT of Bombus terrestris chromosome 5, iyBomTerr1.2, whole genome shotgun sequence contains these proteins:
- the LOC100647895 gene encoding transcription initiation factor IIA subunit 1 isoform X2, which produces MALSQTTVLKLYNTVIEDVISGVRESFIDEGVDEQVLQELKQIWETKLMSSKAVELNPDPPEPQVPQINTHKAVPVNKGGNSAPQQASQQQQSPQQSQTQTQCHSTTTGIQHTGTPVQQLVTSTPAVMDRQVPIQITLPPQTGVPDAPLRVLTIQVPASAIQGNQLHTILTGPVITAAMGLPANLASTLLQQHVNSTLQGQATLTPLQLVTQSANNVSQRPVQIQEQATLTPLPVSQPLQVVTQNANNVSQRSVQNQNNIAQLDGPLGDSSDDDEEEEEEDNEDEEEDLDDKEEDENDEAAAREEEPLNSEDDVTDDDPADLFDTDNVVVCQYDKITRSRNKWKFYLKDGIMNLNGKDYVFQKMNGDAEW
- the LOC100647895 gene encoding transcription initiation factor IIA subunit 1 isoform X1 — encoded protein: MALSQTTVLKLYNTVIEDVISGVRESFIDEGVDEQVLQELKQIWETKLMSSKAVELNPDPPEPQVPQINTHKAVPVNKGVTIGNHFVQQTGGNSAPQQASQQQQSPQQSQTQTQCHSTTTGIQHTGTPVQQLVTSTPAVMDRQVPIQITLPPQTGVPDAPLRVLTIQVPASAIQGNQLHTILTGPVITAAMGLPANLASTLLQQHVNSTLQGQATLTPLQLVTQSANNVSQRPVQIQEQATLTPLPVSQPLQVVTQNANNVSQRSVQNQNNIAQLDGPLGDSSDDDEEEEEEDNEDEEEDLDDKEEDENDEAAAREEEPLNSEDDVTDDDPADLFDTDNVVVCQYDKITRSRNKWKFYLKDGIMNLNGKDYVFQKMNGDAEW